A part of Acropora palmata chromosome 8, jaAcrPala1.3, whole genome shotgun sequence genomic DNA contains:
- the LOC141890360 gene encoding neo-calmodulin-like, whose product MTDMAESKDSHLTEEQVEEFKKAFLLFDKDGNGRITADELIDVMTSLGQKPSENEVDAMIRKADQDGDGSIDFMEFLDVMASKMGENSFEDDLRDAFLIFDRDSNGYISKRELTFVMTSLGEHITDTAIEKMIKEVDLDGDGRVNYEEFLRLMKK is encoded by the exons ATGACCGACATGGCTGAAAGCAAG GATTCCCATCTAACAGAGGAACAGGTAGAAG AATTTAAAAAAGCGTTCCTGCTTTTCGATAAAGACGGAAACGGTAGAATAACCGCGGATGAACTTATCGACGTCATGACATCGTTGGGTCAAAAACCATCAGAGAATGAAGTCGATGCAATGATTCGAAAGGCTGATCAAGACG GGGATGGTTCGATTGACTTCATGGAGTTCTTAGACGTTATGGCGAGCAAAATGGGCGAGAATTCCTTCGAAGATGATCTGAGGGATGCGTTCCTCATATTTGACCGCGACTCCAATGGATACATTAGTAAAAGAGAGCTGACATTTGTAATGACCAGCTTGGGTGAACATATTACTGACACTGCAATTGAAAAGATGATTAAAGAGGTGGATCTCGATGGAGATGGAAGAGTCAACTACGAAG AATTCCTCAGGCTAATGAAGAAATGA